A single region of the Ochotona princeps isolate mOchPri1 chromosome 10, mOchPri1.hap1, whole genome shotgun sequence genome encodes:
- the HSPA14 gene encoding heat shock 70 kDa protein 14 produces the protein MAAIGVHLGCTSACVAVYKDGRADVVANDAGDRVTPAVVAYSDNEEVVGLAAKQNRIRNISNTVIKVKQLLGRSSDDPQAQKYITESKCLVTEKNGKLRYEIDTGEETKFVNPEDVARLIFSKMKETAHSVLGSDANDVVVTVPFDFGEKQKKALGEAAGAAGFNVLRLIHEPSAALLAYGIGQDCPTGKSNILVFKLGGTSLSLSIMEVNSGMYRVLSTNTDDNIGGAHFTETLAQFLASEFQRSFKHDVRRNARAMMKLMNSAEIAKHSLSTLGSANCFLDSLYEGQDFDCNVSRARFELLCSPLFNKCIEAIRELLDRSGFTADDINKVVLCGGSSRIPKLQQLIKDLFPAVELLNAIPPDEVIPIGAAIEAGILIGKENLLVKDSLMIECSAKNILVKGVDESGANRFTVLFPSGTPLPARRQHTLQAPGSISSVCLELYESEGMNSAKEETKFAQVVLQDLDKKENGLRDILAVLTMKRDGSLHVTCTDQETGKCEAITIEVAS, from the exons ATGGCGGCCATCGGAGTTCACCTGGGTTGTACGTCAGCCTGTGTGGCGGTCTATAAG GATGGCCGGGCTGACGTGGTTGCGAATGATGCAGGTGACAGAGTTACCCCAGCTGTAGTTGCTTATTCAGACAATGAAGAG GTTGTTGGACTGGCAGCCAAACAAAATAGaataagaaatatttcaaatactgTAATAAAAGTAAAGCAGCTCCTTGGCAGAAG CTCTGATGACCCACAAGCTCAGAAATACATCACAGAAAGTAAATGCTTA GTCACTGAAAAAAATGGGAAGTTACGGTATGAAATAGATACtggagaagaaacaaaatttgtTAACCCAGAAGATGTTGCCAGACTGATATTTAGTAAAATGAAAG aaaCAGCACATTCTGTCTTGGGCTCAGATGCAAATGATGTTGTTGTTACTGTTCCATTTGATTttggagaaaagcaaaaaaaggcCCTTGG AgaagcagctggagctgctggaTTTAATGTTTTGCGATTAATACATGAACCTTCTGCAGCCCTTCTTGCTTATGGAATTGGACAGGACTGCCCTACTGGAAAAAG CAATATTTTGGTGTTTAAGCTCGGAGGAACATCCTTATCTCTCAGTATTATGGAAGTTAACAGTGGAATGTATCGAGTTCTTTCAACAAACACTGATGATAACATAGGTGGTGCACATTTCACAGAAACCTTAGCACAATTTCTAGCTTCTGAGTTCCAGAG atCCTTCAAACATGATGTGAGAAGAAATGCCCGAGCCATGATGAAATTGATGAACAGTGCTGAAATTGCGAAACATTCTTTGTCAACCTTGGGAAGTGCTAATTGTTTCCTTGACTCCTTATATGAAGGTCAAGATTTTGATTGCAATGTTTCCAG agcAAGGTTTGAACTTCTTTGTTCTCCACTTTTTAATAAATGCATAGAAGCCATCAGAGAACTCTTAGATCGAAGTGGATTTACAGCAGATGATATCAACAAG GTTGTCCTTTGTGGAGGGTCCTCTCGAATCCCAAAACTACAGCAACTGATTAAAGATCTTTTCCCAGCTGTTGAGCTTCTGAATGCCATTCCTCCTGATGAGGTCATCCCTATTGGTGCAGCTATAGAAGCAGGAATCCTTATTGGGAAAGAAAACCTATTAGTGAAAGACTCTCTAATGATAGAGTGTTcagcaaaaaatattttagttaag gGAGTGGATGAATCAGGAGCCAACAGGTTCACAGTACTGTTTCCATCAGGGACCCCTCTACCAGCCAGAAGGCAACACACATTACAAGCCCCAGGAAGCATATCTTCAGTATGCCTTGAACTCTATGAGTCTGAGGGGATGAACTCTGCAAAAGAGGAAACCAAATTTGCACAG GTTGTACTCCAGGATTTAGATAAAAAAGAGAATGGATTACGTGACATATTAGCTGTTCTTACTATGAAAAG GGATGGATCTTTACATGTTACTTGCACAGATCAAGAGACTGGAAAATGTGAAGCAATCACCATTGAGGTGGCATCTTAA
- the MSANTD7 gene encoding zinc finger and SCAN domain containing 29, protein MASASSSAGIRWSRQETRTLLSILGEAEYIQRLQTVHHNADVYQAVSKRMQQEGFRRTERQCRSKFKVLKALYLKAYVAHATSVGDPPRCPFYDTLDQLLRNRIVTDPNNLMEAAAWAKHCDQNIMASDKPGEEGANVLKVKETRAADRQSALKTVQKSDEDCQLRMSGRMQETSDLEESWDESSGTGCSQGTPTYSTSHKLFRAAVAPCESSPVTRRGVFNEPSPCTSSSRNSPDVASTPRPPVSFSRVGFVSGGHRPLTSEPPPKWARRRRRSVARTIAAELAENRRLARELSKREEEKLDRLIAIGEEASAQQDAANELRRDAVVAVRRLATAVEEATGAFQLGLEKLLQRLISDTKT, encoded by the exons ATGGCCAGTGCCAGTAGCAGTGCAGGCATCCGATGGTCCAGACAGGAGACACGAACTCTTTTGTCCATACTTGGGGAGGCGGAGTATATCCAGCGCCTCCAGACTGTGCACCATAATGCAGATGTCTATCAGGCTGTTTCTAAACGAATGCAACAGGAAGGCTTCCGCCGCACAGAACGTCAGTGCCGCTCCAAGTTTAAAGTGCTGAAGGCATTATACTTAAAGGCCTATGTTGCTCATGCCACCAGTGTGGGTGATCCACCTCGCTGTCCATTTTATGATACGTTGGATCAGCTTCTCCGTAATCGGATAGTGACTGATCCCAACAACTTAATGGAGGCTGCTGCTTGGGCCAAGCACTGTGATCAGAACATAATGGCCTCTGACAAGCCAGGGGAAGAGGGAGCCAACGTTCTGAAGGTAAAAGAAACTCGGGCAGCTGATCGCCAATCTGCCTTGAAAACAGTGCAGAAATCAGATGAGGATTGTCAGCTGAGAATGAGTGGCCGGATGCAAGAAACCAGTGACCTTGAGGAATCCTGGGATGAATCCTCGGGCACAG gGTGCTCTCAAGGGACCCCCACCTACAGCACTTCCCACAAACTTTTCCGAGCTGCAGTTGCTCCTTGTGAGAGCAGCCCCGTGACCAGACGGGGTGTGTTCAACGAGCCCAGTCCTTGCACTAGCTCCAGCCGTAACTCCCCCGATGTAGCCTCCACCCCGCGGCCTCCAGTCTCCTTTTCCAGAGTTGGTTTTGTTTCTGGAGGGCATAGGCCTTTGACCAGTGAACCCCCTCCAAAGTGGGCAAGGCGAAGAAGGCGGTCAGTGGCCAGGACAATTGCAGCTGAGTTGGCAGAAAACAGGAGACTGGCACGAGAACTTTCAAAGCGTGAGGAAGAAAAACTGGACAGGCTGATTGCTATTGGTGAGGAAGCCAGTGCTCAGCAAGACGCTGCCAATGAGCTTCGCAGAGATGCTGTCGTCGCGGTCCGCCGTCTGGCCACAGCCGTGGAAGAGGCAACTGGTGCTTTTCAGCTAGGGCTTGAAAAATTGCTTCAAAGGCTGATTTCAGACACCAAAACCTAG